The following proteins come from a genomic window of Salminus brasiliensis chromosome 15, fSalBra1.hap2, whole genome shotgun sequence:
- the lonrf2 gene encoding LON peptidase N-terminal domain and RING finger protein 2: MDASLQQSHAEHFQQHELSNPSAPGLCPEMLEVAEEACRAGDYDLAVEIYSSQLTELRQPDRGLCLRKADVLTKCGRISEALDSYRAAAQVRRLRPDELGLLVESIARAVRLKELGEGWKPSGGGSSSSSGGADDSDEEDHQQQQQQPLDLFSCRLCRCLLVDPTTLECGHTFCKRCLEDPAVKQCKSCRSKVTKVNASNGLRANVVLSGLLDKWFDAESKSRRCWLEGEILWKKQELPSALEKYNKAVELAPSTCKLLAQRAELHMDMKNFSQAIQDGDSMCRLQPTSAKAHFIKAKAICGANRREEALQEFLYCVALKPDWTSVKMEAQKILCEMFSSVFEDDGLDTPLHPFQATGSGPRIKPLSLLSSLHSSLPRDGARASCSKDSTLRSSKACDSGSSSSFNQPDGSLEDSKNLAAVISSLPVPAGLKRKCPGDVNAFGPPSKLLKQDPACSSQTPPVLSGKRDVPSQLLDSSDMECSLCMRLFYEPVTTPCGHMFCLKCLERCLDHNPNCPLCKENLSEYLATRGYNKTFLMEEVLQRYLSEELAERRKVHEEEMKELSNLNLEVPIFVCTMAFPTIPCPLHVFEPRYRLMIRRAMETGTKQFGMCISDELKGFADYGCMLEVRDVKFFPDGRSVVDTIGVSRFKVLSHGQRDGYNTAKIEYLEDKKVEGVELTELLKLHDSVYDQATAWFTSLKDNMKSQILSHFGHLPSKDPDPQGNPSGPAWCWWLLAVLPLESRAQLTILAMTSLKDRLIAIRRVLIFVTRKRPR, from the exons ATGGACGCCAGCCTCCAACAAAGTCATGCCGAGCACTTCCAGCAGCACGAGTTGTCCAACCCGAGTGCCCCGGGCCTCTGTCCAGAAATGCTGGAGGTGGCCGAGGAGGCTTGCCGGGCTGGTGATTACGACCTGGCCGTCGAGATTTATTCGTCGCAGCTGACCGAGCTCCGGCAGCCTGACCGCGGGTTGTGCCTGCGGAAGGCGGACGTTCTGACCAAATGCGGCCGCATCTCCGAGGCGCTGGACTCGTACCGAGCCGCGGCGCAGGTCCGCCGGCTGCGTCCCGACGAGCTCGGGCTGCTAGTGGAGAGCATCGCCCGGGCTGTCCGCCTCAAGGAGCTCGGCGAGGGCTGGAAGCCgagcggcggcggcagcagcagtagtagtggcgGCGCCGACGACTCGGACGAAGAGGACcaccagcagcaacagcagcagccgcTTGACCTCTTCTCCTGCCGCCTCTGCAGGTGTTTACTGGTCGATCCCACGACCTTGGAGTGCGGCCACACGTTCTGCAAGCGCTGCCTGGAGGACCCTGCGGTGAAGCAGTGCAAGTCGTGCCGCTCGAAAGTCACTAAAGTTAACGCCAGCAACGGCCTCAGGGCTAATGTTGTTCTCAGCGGTCTGCTGGACAAGTGGTTCGACGCTGAGAGCAAGTCCAGAAGATGCTGGCTGGAAGGGGAGATCTTGTGGAAAAAGCAGGAGCTCCCCAGCGCCCTGGAAAAGTACAACAAGGCGGTGGAACTGG CACCCTCTACATGTAAGCTGCTGGCACAGAGAGCCgagctgcatatggacatgaAGAATTTTAGCCAAGCGATCCAGGATGGGGACAGCATGTGTCGGCTCCAGCCAACCTCGGCAAAG GCTCATTTCATCAAGGCCAAGGCCATATGCGGTGCTAATCGCAGGGAAGAGGCCTTACAGGAGTTCTTGTATTGTGTAGCGTTAAAACCAGACTGGACATCTGTCAAAATGGAAGCACAGAAG ATCTTGTGTGAGATGTTCTCTTCGGTTTTTGAGGATGATGGTCTGGACACGCCTTTACATCCGTTTCAGGCCACAGGCTCCGGCCCTCGCATCAAACCTTTATCTCTCCTCAGCTCGCTTCACTCTTCTCTGCCCAGAGATGGAGCAAGAGCCAGCTGCTCCAAG GACTCCACACTCCGTAGCAGTAAAGCATGCGACAGTGGCAGTTCCTCATCCTTTAACCAGCCTGATGGCAGCTTAGAAGACTCTAAGAACCTGGCAGCTGTCATCTCCTCACTGCCTGTACCTGCAGGTCTTAAGAGGAAGTGTCCTGGTGATGTCAATGCCTTTGGGCCCCCAAGCAAGCTTCTTAAGCAAG ATCCAGCCTGCTCGTCCCAGACTCCTCCAGTCTTAAGTGGCAAAAGGGATGTACCATCTCAGCTCCTGGACAGTTCAGATATGGAGTGCTCTTTGTGCATGAG ATTATTTTATGAGCCTGTCACCACTCCCTGTGGACACATGTTCTGCCTCAAGTGTTTGGAGCGCTGCCTGGACCACAACCCCAACTGCCCTCTGTGCAAGGAAAACCTTTCTGAA TATCTGGCCACTAGAGGATACAATAAGACTTTTTTAATGGAGGAGGTGCTTCAGCGCTATCTGAGTGAGGAGCTGGCGGAGAGGAGGAAAGTGCacgaagaagaaatgaaggaactGTCAAA CTTGAATCTGGAAGTGCCTATCTTTGTCTGCACAATGGCATTTCCTACGATCCCCTGCCCGCTGCATGTGTTTGAACCTCGCTATAGACTGATGATTCGCCGGGCTATGGAGACGGGAACAAAGCAGTTCGGCATGTGCATTTCTGATGAACTTAAAGG GTTTGCTGACTATGGCTGCATGCTGGAGGTGAGAGATGTGAAGTTCTTCCCCGATGGGCGCTCTGTGGTGGACACCATTGGCGTGTCTCGCTTTAAAGTGCTGTCTCATGGTCAGAGAGATGGCTACAACACTGCAAAGATTGAATACTTGGAGGACAAGAAG GTGGAGGGCGTGGAACTGACAGAGCTGTTGAAGCTGCATGACTCCGTGTATGATCAGGCCACAGCCTGGTTTACCTCTCTCAAAGACAACATGAAGAGCCAGATCCTCAGCCACTTTGGCCATTTGCCCTCCAAGGACCCTGACCCACAG GGAAACCCCAGTGGACCAGCTTGGTGTTGGTGGCTGTTGGCTGTTTTGCCACTGGAAAGCAGAGCCCAGCTCACCATCCTGGCCATGACCTCGTTGAAAGACCGGCTCATTGCCATCCGCCGGGTCCTCATCTTTGTCACCCGCAAGCGTCCTCGATGA